From the Candidatus Omnitrophota bacterium genome, the window AGGAGCGGCTCTTCCTTGACGGGGCCACGTATGTGGTGGCGCAACCGGAATTTGCCCGCGATCCGCACAAGGCGCACGCGCTGCTCAAGGGGCTGGATCAGGAGCAAATCTTGCTGCAGCGCATTACGGAGGATCTGGCGTTCGCCGGCGTTCGCGTTCGGATCGGCAAGGAAGTCCAGGTGCCGGGCTTGGAAGAGTGCAGTTACGTCGCAGCACCTTTCGCCATGCATAACGAGGTCGTTGGCGGTGTTGGCGTGCTCGGGCCGAAGCGGATGGATTACCCGCGCATGCGTTCGCTGGTGGAGGCGATGAGCCGCTCGATCACGGATCTCTTGAACCGATGGGACACCCTGTAAACCCTGAGCACCCCGCGCCGGAGCAACCAGCGCTCGAGGTGCGCGTGCCGCCGGAGCTGGCCGAGAAGCGGCAGCGCGCGGCCGCGCACGACGAGCTTGAACGGCTCAAGAGCGAGGCGGCGGAGGCCAAGGACAACTATCTTCGCGCGGTGGCCGAGATTGACAACACGAAGAAGCGGCTTCAGCGCGAGAAGGACGAGTTTGCCAAGTACGCGGCGGAGTCCGTGATCCGCGGCCTCTTACCGATTGTGGATAGTTTGGATCAAGCGCTCGTGGCCGTTGATAAACAGTCGGATCCCCAGGCCGTGATCAAAGGCGTGCACCTGATTTACCGGCAACTGCTCGGCGTGTTGGAGCAGGAGGGGGTCAAGCGCATTTCGACCATCGGAGAGCGGTTTGATCCGCATCTGCATGAGGCGGCAGGGCATGTTCCAGTCGCCGATGGAGCGGTGGATGGCACCATTCAAGAGGAAGTGCACGT encodes:
- a CDS encoding nucleotide exchange factor GrpE is translated as MGHPVNPEHPAPEQPALEVRVPPELAEKRQRAAAHDELERLKSEAAEAKDNYLRAVAEIDNTKKRLQREKDEFAKYAAESVIRGLLPIVDSLDQALVAVDKQSDPQAVIKGVHLIYRQLLGVLEQEGVKRISTIGERFDPHLHEAAGHVPVADGAVDGTIQEEVHVGYTMHGKVIRPALVKIAKATHDTRPTTYDQDQGGIDNG